CGCTGGTCGTTGGTGTAAGCGTGGACGGTGACCATCAATCCTCGCTTTACCCCGAAGGCATCGTGGAGGACCTTCACCACCGGCGCCAGGCAGTTGGTGGTGCAGGAGGCATTGGAGACGATGTGGTGCTGTGCCGGATCATAGCGGTGATCATTCACCCCCATCACCACCGTGAGGTCCACGCTGTCCGAAGGGGAGGCAGGGGCCGTGATGATCACTTTCTGGGCACCGCCGGAGGTGCGGTGCACGGCGGCCTTGCGGCCGTCGGTGAACAGGCCCGTGGACTCGATGACGATCTGCACCCCCAGGTCCTTCCAGGGGAGGTTGGCGGGATCCTTTTCAGCGAAGACGCGGATCTCGTCCTCCCCGACGATGAGATAGGAATCCCGGGCGGCGACGGGCTCTGGATAGCGCCCGTAGTTGGAGTCATACTTCAGCAGGTGCGCCAGGGTGGGGGCGTCGGTGATATCGTTTACAGCGACCACCTCGAGACGGTCGCGATATTTCTCGCGGATGGCGCGGAAGACCTGGCGCCCGATCCGACCGAACCCGTTGATGCCCACTTTCACAGCCATCGGACTTCCCTCCTGAGCGATTTGAGGGGTTGCGCTTTTCTGAGAAGTATACCCCAGTTTGATCCGGCGTTCCCGCTTTCCTCACACCCGGTTATGGGCTCTTTCGATGTCCCGCCCTTCCGCTCCCATCCAGAAGGCGCGATGGCCCCTCCCTCATATCGCCCAAGAGAAGACCGGCAGAAACCCGGAAGCCCCGGTCCTCGAAGGCCAGCCACCGCCACCCTTTGGGCTTCAGCGGCGAAGACGCCATCTCCTGCCACTCTAAAGCATCTCTTGTCGCCCATATAGGGATATTTTCACAAATTGTGCTCGAGGGGGCTCATGGGGAGAAGCGCGCTGGGAGCAAACATCCCGTGAGGGCTTGGGGACGGCGGGCCCATCGCTGGAGAGGCGAGAGGACCGGAAATCCATGTAAAGAGCCCTATAAGGGCCGCGCCAGAGGGCCTGTAAGCCGGGTTCTGTCCCCCGCGAGGATCCGCTCACTGAAGACCAGCTTACCAGCGATCGGAAGCCGGACGTCTGATGCGAATGCGATGGGGCTCCACGATGATCAGGAGTCCGCGCAGATCCTCGCCTTCCATACGCATCAAGGCCTGAAGTAGACGTCGGTTAAGCTCAGGGACGGAGAGTTCATTGGGCATGCGCAGAACAAGAATGCCTGCATGGGTCCCAAGGGGAAACCGAAGGATGTTTGCAAATCCTTTATCTGCGGTGATTAGGACAGCACCCCGAGCCCGGGCATAGGCGATGACCTCTTCATCGGTGCATCCCCTTAATCCTGCATCGCGCACATCTTCCACCTCGTGTCCAGCTTCCCGCAGGACAACGGATGTGGAGCGCGGCATATCCTCATCGACAAGGAAGCGCCCCATCAGGAGCTGATCCGCACTTCTTCGGCGGACAGGATATCGGCAGCATACTGGAGGGCAGCGCGCACATCTTCCTCAGTGATTTCGTATTCGCGCGCGACCTCTTCGACCGACATCCCTCCAGCCAGCTTGCCCACGATCAGATCGACCGGAACGCGCGTGCCTTTGATGACCGGCTTTCCGAACCGCACCCTGGGATCTACGGTGATGCGCGGGGCGATCTCCACCGCCATCTTCCGGCCTCCTTTGGGCCTGAAATGAAAGTCTTTGCCCCTCCTCATCGCCCAAAGGGCAACGAGGAGGGGGAAGAAAAGCTTGAGGCCAACCGCATCACACCGTATCCTCCGGAGCTGCATGGATCGCCCCCGGCGATCTGAGCGTCCCCCCACTCCCCGGAGGGAAAATCCCTTCCGAAAGCAATCCGGGCCGCGCCAGAGGGCCTGTAAGCCGGGTTCTGTCCCCCGCGAGGATCCGCGGGGTGGCGGTCATCTCTCTGGGACGGCGGTTGCCCGCCGCCTCAAGCGGCCTACCCGCGGGCATTGGGCGCGGGGCAGCCCCGGCGCCCCCAAGGGCGCCGCGCCCGCTGCTTGGCCTTGCTCCAGGTGGGGGTTGCCATGCGCCGGAACGTTGCCGCCCGGCCGGTGGGCTCTTACCCCACCTTTTCACCCTTGCCTCCATGGCCCCGGGGAAAACCCCCGGGCGGATCGGCGGTCTGTTTTCTGTGGCCCTGTCCACGGGTCGCCCCGTCCGGGTGTTACCCGGCACCCTGCCCCGCTGGAGCCCGGACTTTCCTCAGGCCGGGTTTCCCCGACCCGCGACCGCCCGGCCTTCTGGCGCGGCCCATCTCTATTTTACCAGGATTCCCGGCTGTCGCCCTATGGCCCGCTGGCGGCCTGCTGAAGGGCCTCCAGGATCCTCCCCAGGGCCTCGATCTCCGCCCCGTAGGCCGCCCAGTCGCCCCGGCGGATCGCCTCCTGAGCGCGCTGGTAGTGGGCATAAGCCTGCCGGATAAGGGCCGTGATATCCGCACCAGGAGAAGGGCCCGGGCCTGAGGGACTGGCCATCGTCGCCCCGCCGATGGCCTGGGCCAGGGCCTGCTCCAGGGTGGGGGCCATCGCCACCCGTTGCTCGGTGGCCACGATCACCTGCTTCAGCTCGGGAATTTGACCCTGCTCCGCCAGCAGATATAGCGGCTCCACATACAAAAAGGCCTCCCCAATGGGGATCACCAGGAGGTTCCCCCGGATCACCCGACTGCCCCGCTGGCTCCACAGGGTGAGCTGTGCCGAGATCGTAGGCTCCTGATCGATCCGCGCTTCGATCTGCTGCGGGCCGAAGATGAGGCGCTCCTTGGTCAGACGGTAAAGAATCACCGCTCCATACCGCTCAGGATCCGAACGGGCCGCCATCCACGCGATCATGTTCTGCCGCCCGGATGGGGTGAAAGGAAGGATGAGGACGAACTCCACCGGCCCGCCCTGATCCAGCCGCGTGAGCACATAGTAAGGCTCCATGGGTTGAGGCTCAGCGCCGAAGATCTCCGTCGGGATCGCCCACACGTCTTCCTTGTTGTAGAAAGTGCGGGGATCCTGCACGTGATAGGTCCGGAAGATCTCCGCCTGGATCCGGAACAGGCCTTCCGGGTATCGCAGATGCGCTTTCAATGCTTCGGGCATCTCCGAGAAGTCCCGCCAGAGAGCCGGGAAGATCCGCCGCCAGGCCCGGATCAGCGGCTCATCCTCCACCACATAGAAGGTCACCGTCCCGTCGTAGGCGTCCACCACCGCCTTCACGCTGTTCCGGATGTAGTTCAGACTCTCATGGGGCTGGCTGTAAGGATAGCGGTCCGTCCACGTGTAAGCATCCGCTACCCACACGATCCTTCCATCCAGGATCACCGCGTAGGGGTCCGGATCGAAGCGCAGGAAGGGCGCCAGTTTCTGCAGACGGGTCCGGATATCCCGCCAGAACAGGATGCGGCTCTCTGGAGTGAGGGCCCCGCTCAGCACCAGGTTGGCATCCCCGAAGTAGAGGGCGAAGAGGGCCCGCCGTGCCAATCCGCCCAGGCGCACCCCGGTGCGGCCCTGATAGGTCGTGATGACGTTCTCCTCCCCCCGCGGGTAGTCGAACTCCGGCACCGCCGTGTTCACCAAAGCGAAGTCGACGGTCCGTTCCCCAAAGTAGATCTGGGGGCGAGTCAGGGGGATGGCTCCCACTGGCGGGATGTCCTTCAGCAGGAACTCCGGGAGGCCTTCGGGGGTGAAGGCCCGCACCGGCACGACCACCGCTCCATAGCCGTGGGTGAAGACCAGGTGCCGGTTCACCCAGGTGCGGGCCGGGGGAGGTAGCGCCCCCAGATCCAGTTCCCGCACGCTCAGCATGACTTGGCGGTAAGCGCCGTCGATGCGATAGCGATCCACATCCACGTCGGTGAATACATAATACGGCCGGATGCTCTGCAGCTGCTGAAGGGTCTGCAACAGCGGGCGGTAATCCCACAGGCGGATCCCCTCCAGGATCTCTGCGTTGGCCTGGATCTCCGCGGGGGTGGGAGCCTCGCGGGGAGAGAAGACCCGCTCCTCGAAGCGATCCAGGCCGTAGGCGCGCCGGGTGAAGGCGATGCTGTGGGCGATATAGGGGCTCTCCCGGGCCAGCTCGTTGGGGCGCACCACCAGGCTCTGGATCAGGCCCGGATACGCCTCAAGGCCCAGGAGGGCCAGGGCGAGCCATCCCCCCAACCCCGCGGCCAGGAGAAGGGGCCGGCGCCACCTGAGGTTCAGCAGCATCCCGAGGGCGAGGAGAACCATCAAAACGCTCAGCAGGTTGAGGACCGGCAGGCGGGCGTGGATGTCCGCGTAGCCCGCCCCGAAGGCGATGGCGCGCTCCGCGTAAAGCAGCCGGTAGGCATCGAAGCGGTAGCCCACAGCCATCAGCAGGAAGAACATGGCCGCCAGGACCGAAAGATGGGCCCACCGCCAGCGCCGGGAGACCGGGAGAAACAGGGGGAAGAGGGCGGAAAGGGGAACCAGGCCCCACTGAGCGGTTTCCTGGAGAAAAGTCCAGAAAGGCCACCGGAACACATACCAGCCGACATCCAGGCCGAAGATGGGATCGCGAACGCCGAAAGGCTCTGCGTTCAGGGCCAGCAGAGCGCTTTCCCACTGCCCCTGAAAGGCAAGGCCGAAGAGAAAGCCGGCCCCCAGGGCCAGCCCCAGCCAGAGGCGGGGGGAGCGACCGGCCGCGCGGGCAGTTAGGAAGGCGTTGAACCCCAGAACGAGGGCCGCCCCAGCCCATCCGACGAGGAACAGCACCGCTCGAGTCTGCCATTGGGTCCAGAGGACGGACTCATAGCCCAGATCCCGGAACCACTCCCACGCCACCCACAGGCTCAGCAGGCGCCCGGGGAGGAACACCAGGAGAACCCCCAGACCGAAGAGCCCGAGGCCCCACCTGATCCATCGCTCATACGGAAGCCGCCCCCAGTCGATCTCCAGCCGTCCGCCTTCAAAACGGTCCCTCCTCCGCCAGCTCATCGAAACCTCCTGGGGAATGTTGGATGCCCTCAGCGGAGCGCGCTCCGCCGGGCGCGCCGAAGCCCGATCACGGCAACCAGGATGAACCCGAAAAGGATCAGCCACGCCGCCAGGATAGCGATCAGGCTGAGGGCCAGCGCGGCCAGGTCCTCCCCGAGGCTGAGGAGCGGGGTGGTGAGCGGGGCCAGGGGCGGGGCGGCCGCCTGCACCACCCGGCGCAGCATGGCTTTTCCTCCATGAACGCTTCCCGCGATCAGCAGGCCACAGGCCAGCGCCAGGATGGGATGGAGCTCGCGGATCGCCCCCGTCTGCGCGCCGAACAGGATGGCCCCTGCCGCCGGACGGACAAAGGTTTGCAGAACATCGTTGGCGGCGTCCACCGTCGGGATCTTATCCGCCAGGAACTCGACGAGGGCCAGGACGGCCAGCAGGCCGAGGATCGCCGGATGGGTCAATGCATCGTAAGGGGGCGCGAGTTGAATCCAGTCGGTGAAACGGGCCAGCAGCGCCACGACCAGCAACGGGATATAGGCATTGAGGCCAGCGGCAGCCGCCAGCCCGAAGGCCGACAGGAGGGCATAGGCCGCTTCCATAGATGGTCCCCCGTTCAGCGGCGCAGGTGGAGGATCCGTCGAACGCCCCCGGAGCGCCGCGCCTGATCGATCATCTTCTTGACGCCAACGGTGGGCAACAGAGCGACCGGGTAAAGGACATAGCGGAGATCGCGCCCCAGGAGCAGCGGCAATAGCGGCAGCCAGATCATCCCCACAAAAAGGCTTTCATCCCAGCGATGGGTCAGACGATAGGCCAACAGGAACACCGCGATGGCAAGCAGGGTCTCCCAGGGCATCAGGGCGAGCAGCACCCCGAGGGTGGTGGCCATCCCCTGGCCGCCGCGGAAACGGAGGAAAGGGGAAGTGTCATGGCCCAGCACAGCCGCCATGCCGGCCAGGAACGCATAGGGCTCCGCGAAACCCAACGCCTGGGCCCAGCGCACCGCGGCGTAACCCTTAAGCATATCCAGGACCGCCACGATCACCCCCCAGCGCCAGCCCAGATGCAGCCACACGTTGCGCGCCCCGGGGTTCCCATCCCCCACCGTCCGGATATCCAGACCGGCCACCTGCCGGGCCACCAGATAGGCGGTCGGAATCGATCCCAGCCAATAAGCGGTGAATAAGACCGCGAGCATGATGCCCTCCCGAGGAGCGCGAACGGGATGGAGCGGGGCCCTTCCAGGCGGATGAGGGCTCGCTCAGACCCCGCCCCCGGAGATCACCGCGATCAGCTTGATTTCATCGCCATCCTGCAGGACGGTGTTTTCATGGAGCAGTTTCCCCTCCCGCACGGCCAGCGTGATCTCCGGGTTCAGGCCTACCTGTTTCATGGCCTCCCGGACCGTCAGGCCGGCCGGCACCTCAAAGACCTGGTTGCGATAGATCAGGCGAACCATTCAACCTCCTTTCTAAAGGCGTCGGATGAATTCGACCTCCATGGGCCTCCGGCCATCGGCCGGCCTGCGCCGGCCGAAAGGTTTTGGCGTCGGCGAAGGCCGACGCCGGGCGCGCAGCGCCCATGGAGGCCGATTTCCATCGGCGTGAGGGGCCAACGCCCGGCGCGCGGCGCCCAGCGGGGCTGATTTCCATCGGCGCACGGAGGGCGCTTCGTTCGATCCCGATGTTCATTATAGCCCGGAGACCCTCCATATTCCTTCAGCACTGGAATTTCATCACAGACACGCAGCGGGATCATCGCTCGATGGCGACCTGAGTTATGATAGGGAAGATGACCGGTTCGGGAATCCCGGTGGAGAGGTGGACGATGGAGCCACGTTTGCCCCGCGGGATGCGGGATATCCTTCCCGAGCAGATGATGTTGCGCCGGTATGTGATCCGCACCTTTGAGGAGATTTTCGAAGCCTATGGCTTCGAACCGCTCCAGACGCCGGCGCTGGAGCTGCGGGAGACCCTGATGGGCAAATACGGGCCGGACGCCGAGAAGCTGATCTATGACGCCCGCCACCGGGAGGGAAAGGAGGAGCTCAGCCTGCGCTATGATCTCTCCGTCCCCCTCGCCCGGGTGGTGGCCATGTATCCGAATCTCCCCCGTCCCTTCAAGCGGTATCAGATCGCCCCGGTCTGGCGGGCGGAGCGGCCGCAGAAGGGGCGTTACCGCGAGTTCTATCAGTGCGACGCCGATATCGTGGGCACATCCTCGATGGCCGCCGACGCGGAGATCATCGCTCTGATCGACGAGGCCCTCACCCGTTTGGGGTTCCGGAATTTCGTGATCCTGCTCAATGACCGGAAGCTGCTCGCCGGCCTCGGCCGCTACTCCGGGGTCCCGGAACCGTTGCTGGGAAGCCTGTATCGGGCTATCGATAAGTTCGATCGCCTCGGCCTGGAGGGCGTCCGGGAGGAGATGTGCCGCTATGGGATCCCGGAGGAGGTTATCGATCGGATGCTGGAGCTGCTGCGCATCGAGGGGGAGAACGCCGACCTGCTGGAGGAGCTGGCCCGTCGGATGCAGGCGGCGGAGATCCCGGAGGGCCTGGAGGGCATCCAGGAGCTCCAGACGCTGTTGCAGTTCCTGAACGAGATGGGCGTGGCCCCGGAGCGCTACCGGATCTCCTTCACCATGGTGCGGGGCCTGGAATATTACACCGGCCCCATCTTCGAGACCGTGGTCACCGAGCCGAAGATCGGCTCCATCACCGGCGGCGGCCGTTACGATGGCCTGGTCGGCCTGTTCGCCAAACAGAGCGTCCCCATGACCGGGACCAGCTTCGGGATCGAGCGGATTATCGATGTGATCCAGGAGCTGGGGATGGCCCCGCCGGATTTGCCCCGCACGCCGATCCAGGTGCTGGTGACCGTGTTCGATGAGCCCCGCATGGGCGCTTCCATCGCCCTCGCCCGGATCTTCCGGCAGGCAGGGCTTCACACGATGTTCTATTTCGAACCCCGCCGTCTGGAGGCCCAGCTGCGCTACGCCCACCAGAAAGGCATCCCCTTCGTCGCCATCCTCGGGCCGGACGAGGAGGCCCAGGGCGTGGTCACCGTTCGAGACATGCGGAGCGGGGAGCAGCGAACCCTGCCCCCCAAGGAGGCAGCGCGATGGATCCGAGGGGCCCTGGAAGGAGGTGGCCATGGCGGATGATCGGATCGGGGTGATCGGGTTGGGGTATGTGGGGCTGCCGCTGGCGGTGGCCTTCGCCGAGGTCGGCTGCGAGGTGGTAGGGGTGGATGTGGACGCGGAGAAGGTGGCCCTCTTGATGGCCGGGCACAGCCCGATCCGGGATGTCCCTTCGGAGGCGCTCTGCGCGGTTCGGAAGGCGGGACGGTTCCAGGCGTCCATAGATTACGGCGCGCTCCGATCCGTGGAGGCGATGTTCATCTGCGTGCCCACGCCCTATGACGCGATGCGGGCGCCGGATCTTTCCTACGTAAGGGCAGCGGCGGAAGGGATCGTGCCCTATCTGCGGCGGGGACAGCTGGTGATCCTCCAGAGCACGACGTATCCAGGGACCACGGAGGAGGTGGTGCGGCCCATCCTGGAGCGAAGCGGGCTGCGGGCAGGGGAGGATTTCGATCTGGCCTTCTCTCCGGAGCGCATCGATCCGGGGAACCGGGAGTGGACGGTGCGGAACACGCCAAAGGTGGTGGGGGGCGTAACGCCCCGGAGCACCGCGCGGGCGGCGGCGCTGCTCAGGCGGCTGGGGGCGCCGGTTCACCCGGTGTCATCACCGCGGGTGGCCGAGATGAGCAAGCTGCTGGAAAACATCTTCCGGAGCGTGAACATCGCCCTGGTCAACGAGCTGGCGCTGCTGTGTGAGCGGATGGGGATCGACATCTGGGAGGTGATCGAGGCGGCGAAGACGAAGCCCTTCGGCTTTATGGCCTTCTACCCGGGGCCGGGGGTGGGGGGGCACTGTATCCCTGTGGATCCCTATTATCTGTCGTGGAAGGCGCGGGAGTATGACTTCTACACGAAGTTCATTGAGCTGGCAGCGGAAGTGAACCAGGCGATGCCCTTCCACGTGGTGCGTAAGGTGGAGGAGGCGCTGGACCGGTACGGGGGGCGAGGGTTGCGGGGGGCGCGGGTGCTGGTGCTGGGGGTGGCTTTCAAGCGGGAGGTGGACGATGCGCGCAACAGCCCGGCGGAGCGGATCATGGAGCTGTTGCTGGCGCGGGGGGCGGAAGTCGCCTATCACGATCCATATGTGCCCCGGTTCCGGGTAGGAGGGAATGTGTTCTGGCGGGAGGAGCGGGAGATGACGTCTGTGCCCCTCGAGGAAGGGCAACTCCGATGGGCCGATGTGGTGGTTATCGTGACCGGCCATCGGGTTGTGGATTACGAGCGGGTGCTGCGGACGGCGCGGCTGGTGGTGGATACCTGTAACGCCACGGTGGGGATCCCCCACCGCTCCGCCCGGATCGTCCGCCTGGGCGCCCCGATGCCCGAATGAAACGCCGGCCGGCATTCCCCCGGCTCGCCGTCGTCCTCTCCAGCTCCTAACGACCGATCGATCGTTACCATGGAGGAGCAAAGATCCGTGGAGGCACCTCGCACAACCACAACGGTTTCCAGGGGCCGTTTATGGGCCGCGCGCATCGCCGTGGTGATCATCCTGATCGGCGCGGTCTGGTTCACCCTGCGCTACCGGGATCGTTTTCAGGAGTGGGCGCGCTTCGGCTACCCGGCGATCTTTCTGATCAGCGCGTTGACCAACGCCACGCTGATCCTTCCGTTGCCCGGCCTGGCGGTGACCACCCTGGCCGGCGGGATGTTCAACCCGTGGATCGTGGGCGTGGTGGCCGGGCTGGGCCAGGCCGTGG
The window above is part of the Thermoflexus sp. genome. Proteins encoded here:
- a CDS encoding DUF433 domain-containing protein, which codes for MAVEIAPRITVDPRVRFGKPVIKGTRVPVDLIVGKLAGGMSVEEVAREYEITEEDVRAALQYAADILSAEEVRISS
- a CDS encoding glycerol-3-phosphate acyltransferase, with product MLAVLFTAYWLGSIPTAYLVARQVAGLDIRTVGDGNPGARNVWLHLGWRWGVIVAVLDMLKGYAAVRWAQALGFAEPYAFLAGMAAVLGHDTSPFLRFRGGQGMATTLGVLLALMPWETLLAIAVFLLAYRLTHRWDESLFVGMIWLPLLPLLLGRDLRYVLYPVALLPTVGVKKMIDQARRSGGVRRILHLRR
- a CDS encoding DUF5615 family PIN-like protein translates to MGRFLVDEDMPRSTSVVLREAGHEVEDVRDAGLRGCTDEEVIAYARARGAVLITADKGFANILRFPLGTHAGILVLRMPNELSVPELNRRLLQALMRMEGEDLRGLLIIVEPHRIRIRRPASDRW
- a CDS encoding MoaD/ThiS family protein gives rise to the protein MVRLIYRNQVFEVPAGLTVREAMKQVGLNPEITLAVREGKLLHENTVLQDGDEIKLIAVISGGGV
- a CDS encoding UPF0182 family protein codes for the protein MSWRRRDRFEGGRLEIDWGRLPYERWIRWGLGLFGLGVLLVFLPGRLLSLWVAWEWFRDLGYESVLWTQWQTRAVLFLVGWAGAALVLGFNAFLTARAAGRSPRLWLGLALGAGFLFGLAFQGQWESALLALNAEPFGVRDPIFGLDVGWYVFRWPFWTFLQETAQWGLVPLSALFPLFLPVSRRWRWAHLSVLAAMFFLLMAVGYRFDAYRLLYAERAIAFGAGYADIHARLPVLNLLSVLMVLLALGMLLNLRWRRPLLLAAGLGGWLALALLGLEAYPGLIQSLVVRPNELARESPYIAHSIAFTRRAYGLDRFEERVFSPREAPTPAEIQANAEILEGIRLWDYRPLLQTLQQLQSIRPYYVFTDVDVDRYRIDGAYRQVMLSVRELDLGALPPPARTWVNRHLVFTHGYGAVVVPVRAFTPEGLPEFLLKDIPPVGAIPLTRPQIYFGERTVDFALVNTAVPEFDYPRGEENVITTYQGRTGVRLGGLARRALFALYFGDANLVLSGALTPESRILFWRDIRTRLQKLAPFLRFDPDPYAVILDGRIVWVADAYTWTDRYPYSQPHESLNYIRNSVKAVVDAYDGTVTFYVVEDEPLIRAWRRIFPALWRDFSEMPEALKAHLRYPEGLFRIQAEIFRTYHVQDPRTFYNKEDVWAIPTEIFGAEPQPMEPYYVLTRLDQGGPVEFVLILPFTPSGRQNMIAWMAARSDPERYGAVILYRLTKERLIFGPQQIEARIDQEPTISAQLTLWSQRGSRVIRGNLLVIPIGEAFLYVEPLYLLAEQGQIPELKQVIVATEQRVAMAPTLEQALAQAIGGATMASPSGPGPSPGADITALIRQAYAHYQRAQEAIRRGDWAAYGAEIEALGRILEALQQAASGP
- a CDS encoding DUF4126 domain-containing protein, which gives rise to MEAAYALLSAFGLAAAAGLNAYIPLLVVALLARFTDWIQLAPPYDALTHPAILGLLAVLALVEFLADKIPTVDAANDVLQTFVRPAAGAILFGAQTGAIRELHPILALACGLLIAGSVHGGKAMLRRVVQAAAPPLAPLTTPLLSLGEDLAALALSLIAILAAWLILFGFILVAVIGLRRARRSALR
- the hisS gene encoding histidine--tRNA ligase; this encodes MEPRLPRGMRDILPEQMMLRRYVIRTFEEIFEAYGFEPLQTPALELRETLMGKYGPDAEKLIYDARHREGKEELSLRYDLSVPLARVVAMYPNLPRPFKRYQIAPVWRAERPQKGRYREFYQCDADIVGTSSMAADAEIIALIDEALTRLGFRNFVILLNDRKLLAGLGRYSGVPEPLLGSLYRAIDKFDRLGLEGVREEMCRYGIPEEVIDRMLELLRIEGENADLLEELARRMQAAEIPEGLEGIQELQTLLQFLNEMGVAPERYRISFTMVRGLEYYTGPIFETVVTEPKIGSITGGGRYDGLVGLFAKQSVPMTGTSFGIERIIDVIQELGMAPPDLPRTPIQVLVTVFDEPRMGASIALARIFRQAGLHTMFYFEPRRLEAQLRYAHQKGIPFVAILGPDEEAQGVVTVRDMRSGEQRTLPPKEAARWIRGALEGGGHGG
- a CDS encoding nucleotide sugar dehydrogenase, producing MADDRIGVIGLGYVGLPLAVAFAEVGCEVVGVDVDAEKVALLMAGHSPIRDVPSEALCAVRKAGRFQASIDYGALRSVEAMFICVPTPYDAMRAPDLSYVRAAAEGIVPYLRRGQLVILQSTTYPGTTEEVVRPILERSGLRAGEDFDLAFSPERIDPGNREWTVRNTPKVVGGVTPRSTARAAALLRRLGAPVHPVSSPRVAEMSKLLENIFRSVNIALVNELALLCERMGIDIWEVIEAAKTKPFGFMAFYPGPGVGGHCIPVDPYYLSWKAREYDFYTKFIELAAEVNQAMPFHVVRKVEEALDRYGGRGLRGARVLVLGVAFKREVDDARNSPAERIMELLLARGAEVAYHDPYVPRFRVGGNVFWREEREMTSVPLEEGQLRWADVVVIVTGHRVVDYERVLRTARLVVDTCNATVGIPHRSARIVRLGAPMPE
- the gap gene encoding type I glyceraldehyde-3-phosphate dehydrogenase, with the protein product MAVKVGINGFGRIGRQVFRAIREKYRDRLEVVAVNDITDAPTLAHLLKYDSNYGRYPEPVAARDSYLIVGEDEIRVFAEKDPANLPWKDLGVQIVIESTGLFTDGRKAAVHRTSGGAQKVIITAPASPSDSVDLTVVMGVNDHRYDPAQHHIVSNASCTTNCLAPVVKVLHDAFGVKRGLMVTVHAYTNDQRILDLPHKDLRRARAAALNIIPTTTGAARAIGLVIPELKGKLDGYALRVPISTVSVIDLTAEVSRPVTREEVNAAFRAAAEGALRGILDYTEEPLVSIDFKGDPHSAIVDGLSTMVIDGNFVKVVAWYDNEWGYSVRVADLAAKMAESLS